A stretch of the bacterium SCSIO 12827 genome encodes the following:
- a CDS encoding cobalamin-binding protein encodes MKRVVSLLPSATEIVAALGCADWLVGRSHECDFPDGIVALPVCTAPRLDLSGSSAEIDAKVKAAVADAASVYEVLQGPLADCAPDVIITQDQCEVCAVSLADVEAAICDLIDTPARIVSLKPMTLADVFADVERVADALGLADHGRTVAEGLRARARALTAPSKGPRPRVACIEWTDPLMAAGNWVPELVTMAGGEDVFGTAGEHAPWITWDDLVTADPDVILFMPCGFDLARSTAEARLLMERHPAFKTLKAARTGRVYATDANAYFNRPGPRLVESLELLISLFRDADESVEANMAWVRVGAL; translated from the coding sequence ATGAAGCGCGTCGTCTCGCTGCTGCCGAGTGCGACGGAAATCGTCGCGGCGCTGGGCTGCGCGGACTGGCTGGTTGGGCGTTCCCATGAATGCGACTTCCCGGACGGAATAGTAGCCCTGCCCGTCTGTACGGCCCCGCGCCTGGACCTGTCCGGCAGCAGCGCCGAGATCGACGCCAAGGTGAAGGCGGCCGTGGCCGACGCCGCGTCCGTCTACGAAGTCCTGCAGGGTCCGCTCGCCGACTGCGCGCCCGACGTCATCATCACCCAGGACCAATGCGAGGTCTGCGCGGTCAGCCTGGCCGATGTCGAGGCCGCGATCTGCGATTTGATCGACACGCCCGCAAGGATCGTGTCGCTGAAGCCGATGACGCTCGCCGACGTATTCGCCGATGTTGAACGGGTCGCCGATGCCCTGGGCCTGGCGGACCACGGCCGCACCGTGGCGGAGGGCCTGCGCGCCCGAGCCCGGGCGCTGACCGCCCCGTCCAAAGGCCCCCGCCCCCGCGTCGCCTGCATCGAATGGACGGACCCGTTGATGGCCGCGGGCAACTGGGTGCCCGAACTGGTCACCATGGCCGGCGGCGAAGACGTATTCGGCACGGCGGGCGAGCACGCGCCCTGGATCACCTGGGACGACCTGGTCACCGCCGATCCCGACGTCATCTTGTTCATGCCTTGCGGCTTCGACTTGGCGCGCTCTACCGCCGAGGCGCGCCTGCTGATGGAACGGCATCCGGCGTTCAAAACCCTCAAGGCCGCCCGCACGGGCCGCGTCTACGCCACCGACGCCAACGCCTATTTCAACCGGCCGGGGCCTAGGTTGGTGGAGAGCCTTGAATTACTTATTTCATTGTTCCGGGATGCGGACGAGTCTGTCGAAGCCAACATGGCGTGGGTGCGCGTTGGGGCACTTTAA
- a CDS encoding CoA transferase: MAFSFLSGIRVLDLSQYLPGPLAAQVLSDLGAEVVKVEPPAGDPQRHLDPLAGPLDPDVVEGGDASPFYQVLNAGKTVTRLDLKSDAGRAQFQALVQGADVLLESYRPGVMDRLGFGYSSAKDLNSGLIYCALTGYGQTGPLRLAAGHDLNYMAATGALSQAGTTAGPAMAWPPMADCAGAVMSALAILGALVRRGRDGQGAFLDVAISDCVLSWQAIGLTAEKLGLGKARGAALLTGGAACYRAYVCADGRELTLGNLEPRFWENFCRAIDRDDWVPRQWEGLPQAGLIAEVAGHLAGQPLDHWLALLDGVDTCVQPVADYAGVADQPQVKARGLVADDPLGGVQVLLPIFADGMTTGTRAPLALRTAEQILQDWVKT; this comes from the coding sequence GTGGCGTTTTCCTTCCTTTCCGGGATCCGGGTTCTTGATCTCAGCCAATATCTGCCGGGACCGCTCGCGGCCCAGGTTCTGTCCGACCTGGGCGCCGAGGTGGTGAAGGTCGAGCCGCCCGCGGGTGACCCGCAGCGCCATCTTGATCCCCTGGCGGGACCGCTTGATCCTGACGTCGTTGAAGGCGGCGACGCCTCACCCTTTTATCAAGTTCTCAACGCGGGCAAGACGGTGACCCGTCTTGATCTTAAATCCGACGCCGGCAGGGCGCAGTTTCAGGCCCTGGTTCAGGGCGCCGATGTATTGCTGGAAAGCTACCGGCCTGGAGTCATGGACCGGCTCGGCTTCGGATACAGCTCGGCCAAGGATCTGAATTCTGGGCTGATCTATTGCGCGCTGACGGGGTATGGACAGACGGGGCCGCTGCGTCTGGCCGCCGGGCATGATCTTAATTACATGGCGGCTACGGGTGCCCTTAGCCAAGCCGGAACGACGGCGGGGCCCGCCATGGCCTGGCCGCCCATGGCCGATTGCGCGGGGGCGGTGATGTCGGCGCTCGCCATTCTGGGGGCGCTGGTGCGTCGAGGCCGGGATGGGCAGGGCGCCTTTCTGGACGTCGCCATTTCGGATTGCGTCCTATCCTGGCAGGCCATCGGATTGACGGCGGAAAAGCTGGGTTTGGGCAAGGCGCGGGGGGCGGCACTCCTGACCGGTGGGGCCGCCTGCTACCGGGCCTATGTCTGCGCCGACGGGCGGGAATTGACGCTGGGCAATCTGGAACCCCGGTTCTGGGAAAATTTCTGCCGCGCCATCGACCGCGATGATTGGGTTCCGCGTCAGTGGGAAGGGCTGCCGCAAGCGGGCCTGATCGCCGAGGTCGCGGGCCATCTTGCCGGGCAGCCTTTGGACCATTGGCTCGCCTTGTTGGACGGCGTCGATACCTGTGTGCAGCCGGTTGCCGATTACGCGGGTGTCGCGGACCAGCCGCAGGTCAAGGCGCGGGGGCTTGTGGCGGACGATCCCCTTGGCGGGGTCCAGGTACTGCTGCCGATCTTCGCCGACGGCATGACCACGGGCACACGGGCGCCGCTGGCACTGCGCACGGCGGAACAGATTTTACAGGATTGGGTAAAGACCTAG
- the clpS gene encoding ATP-dependent Clp protease adapter ClpS yields the protein MGGGRWPEHGKDRTEMTGPTDPPKSPIDPGRDDDSGTGLAVKSRTRTKRPSMYKVLMLNDDYTPMEFVVHVLERFFGMNSEQATQVMLHVHQRGVGVCGVFTYEIAETKVTQVMDLARQHQHPLQCTIEKDGGGDED from the coding sequence ATGGGCGGCGGTCGCTGGCCCGAACACGGCAAGGACAGGACGGAGATGACAGGACCGACAGACCCGCCAAAATCTCCCATCGACCCGGGACGGGACGATGACTCCGGCACCGGTTTGGCGGTCAAATCCCGCACGCGGACCAAACGTCCGTCCATGTACAAAGTCCTGATGCTCAATGACGACTACACGCCGATGGAGTTCGTCGTCCACGTGCTGGAACGCTTTTTCGGCATGAACAGCGAGCAGGCAACCCAGGTGATGCTGCACGTCCACCAGCGCGGTGTGGGCGTATGCGGTGTCTTCACATATGAAATCGCCGAAACGAAAGTGACACAGGTCATGGATCTGGCGCGTCAGCACCAGCATCCTCTCCAGTGCACGATCGAGAAAGATGGCGGCGGAGATGAGGATTAG
- a CDS encoding phasin family protein, translating to MAEAKKPTAPAKPAATPAVPAKPAAAAPAPAPAASKVEVAAPAVKETVETVVKAGADVAAKGVEKAATIGQEQIAAAVKAGGQVFKTYEDAVSYSKENVDAFVQANNIMAKGMQDLNKVLFAMAQKNVEETVDLTKKMFGCKSVDDVVKLQSSLLKTNYAKAFEESRKISDMAVKLAEEATAPIASRVTVAVEKVTKPIAA from the coding sequence ATGGCTGAAGCCAAAAAGCCCACCGCGCCTGCGAAACCCGCTGCTACGCCTGCCGTCCCCGCCAAACCCGCCGCTGCAGCCCCCGCGCCGGCACCCGCGGCCAGCAAGGTCGAGGTTGCCGCGCCTGCCGTTAAGGAAACCGTTGAAACCGTCGTCAAGGCCGGCGCCGATGTCGCCGCCAAGGGCGTTGAAAAGGCCGCCACCATTGGCCAGGAGCAGATCGCCGCGGCCGTCAAGGCTGGTGGTCAGGTGTTCAAGACCTATGAAGACGCCGTTTCCTACAGCAAGGAAAACGTCGACGCTTTCGTTCAGGCCAATAACATCATGGCAAAAGGCATGCAGGACCTGAACAAGGTATTGTTCGCAATGGCCCAGAAGAACGTGGAAGAAACGGTCGATCTGACCAAAAAGATGTTCGGCTGCAAGTCGGTCGACGACGTGGTCAAGCTGCAGAGCAGCCTGCTGAAGACCAATTACGCCAAGGCCTTCGAAGAAAGCCGCAAGATTTCCGACATGGCGGTGAAACTGGCCGAGGAAGCCACGGCGCCGATCGCCAGCCGCGTGACGGTCGCCGTCGAAAAGGTGACCAAGCCGATTGCCGCCTGA
- a CDS encoding D-alanyl-D-alanine carboxypeptidase, translated as MTETTRPITRRGGLRLLAAAALVLLTALVLSPGQAVAKYASLVIDAETGEVLHAVNADTRNYPASLTKMMTLYKMFEAVENGRWSMNTRLRMSARAAGQPPSKLGLKPGQTISVRDAILALSVKSANDIAAAVAENYSGKEWKFAREMTATARRLGMDRTTFRNASGLPHSAQMSTARDMAKLARALLRDFPQYYHFFSRTRFDFGGVSHKTHNKLLLSYDGADGFKTGYIRASGFNLVTSAKRDGRRVIGVVFGANSSSARNRLMAKHLDRAFAELGSAPVLAKADIPAPAPLPTAPGREEEQGDGDGPPRIVEFDKKSRWGIQVGAFAQSEQAENMAMKARNTVPSLLDGGVISVVPLTKKNGKVLHRARVYGLSKRDAYRACKLLERRHIPCMELRGPETLEMASLPADN; from the coding sequence ATGACTGAGACGACGCGTCCGATTACACGACGGGGGGGCTTGCGCCTTTTGGCCGCAGCCGCTCTGGTTCTGCTGACCGCCCTGGTGCTTTCGCCGGGACAAGCGGTCGCCAAGTATGCCTCTTTGGTCATTGACGCCGAAACGGGCGAGGTTCTGCACGCGGTCAACGCGGATACGCGGAACTATCCCGCTTCTCTGACCAAGATGATGACCCTCTACAAGATGTTCGAAGCGGTGGAAAACGGTCGCTGGTCCATGAACACGCGTCTGCGCATGTCGGCCCGCGCCGCCGGTCAGCCTCCGTCGAAATTAGGCCTGAAACCTGGTCAAACCATTTCCGTACGCGACGCTATCCTGGCTTTGTCCGTCAAATCAGCCAACGACATCGCCGCCGCCGTGGCCGAAAACTACAGCGGCAAGGAATGGAAGTTCGCCCGGGAAATGACCGCGACGGCCCGCCGCCTGGGCATGGACCGCACGACCTTCCGCAACGCGTCCGGCCTGCCTCATAGCGCACAGATGAGCACCGCCCGCGACATGGCCAAGTTGGCCCGCGCGCTTCTCCGCGACTTTCCACAGTACTATCATTTCTTCTCGCGCACCCGGTTTGATTTCGGCGGCGTGTCGCACAAGACCCATAACAAACTGCTGCTTTCCTATGACGGCGCCGACGGCTTCAAGACAGGCTATATCCGGGCGTCGGGCTTCAATCTGGTGACCTCGGCCAAGCGCGACGGCCGGCGCGTGATCGGTGTCGTGTTCGGCGCCAATTCATCAAGTGCCCGCAACCGTCTGATGGCCAAGCATCTCGACCGCGCATTCGCCGAACTGGGCAGTGCGCCGGTGCTTGCCAAGGCCGACATTCCGGCCCCCGCCCCCCTACCCACGGCCCCCGGCCGCGAGGAAGAACAGGGCGACGGCGACGGGCCGCCCCGGATCGTCGAGTTCGATAAAAAGTCACGCTGGGGCATCCAGGTCGGCGCCTTTGCCCAGTCCGAACAGGCCGAGAACATGGCTATGAAGGCGCGTAACACCGTGCCGTCCCTGCTTGACGGCGGCGTTATCTCCGTCGTTCCCTTGACCAAGAAAAACGGCAAGGTTCTGCACCGGGCACGGGTTTACGGCCTCAGTAAGCGCGACGCTTACCGCGCCTGCAAATTGCTGGAGCGGCGCCATATCCCCTGCATGGAATTGCGCGGGCCGGAAACCTTGGAAATGGCCTCCCTCCCGGCCGACAACTAA
- a CDS encoding phosphomannomutase/phosphoglucomutase: MADSHSFNPSILREYDIRGTVGDTLGAADLFAIGRAFGTLLIRAGGKSAATGYDGRLSSPELEAALAEGLRAAGVDVKRIGLGPTPMLYFATYHLGTDAGLMVTGSHNPPEFNGVKMVMQGRSFFGADIQTLGAMAAQGDVATGSGDEARIEVMDAYVARLLKDFDGAKPLTVAWDAGNGAAGEALVKMVAGLPGRHILLNETIDGTFPAHHPDPTVEKNLAQLKATVAANGCDLGIAFDGDGDRIGIIDEQGRVLWGDQLLAILARDVLAAHPGATIIADVKTSTVFFDEIDRLGGKPMMWKTGHSHIKSKMAEIGAPLAGEMSAHIFFKDRYYGYDDALYAAIRLLNVLNGTEASLGDLLDAMPKTVSTPEIRFDCADDRKFQVVEEVRARLATEMGIDVHGMDGVRVQSADGWWLLRASNTQPVLVARCEAADADALTRLKSALAGQLAQSNVAVPDL; the protein is encoded by the coding sequence ATGGCGGATAGCCACAGCTTCAATCCCAGCATCCTGCGCGAATACGATATTCGCGGCACCGTGGGCGACACCTTAGGGGCGGCGGACCTGTTCGCCATCGGCCGGGCATTCGGCACCCTGCTGATCCGCGCCGGCGGCAAAAGTGCAGCCACGGGTTATGACGGGCGTCTGAGTTCGCCCGAATTGGAAGCGGCCCTGGCAGAGGGCCTGCGCGCTGCCGGGGTCGACGTAAAACGCATCGGCCTTGGGCCGACGCCCATGCTCTATTTCGCGACATATCACCTGGGTACGGATGCTGGGCTGATGGTCACGGGCTCGCACAACCCGCCGGAATTCAACGGCGTGAAGATGGTGATGCAGGGGCGGTCGTTCTTTGGCGCCGATATTCAGACATTGGGCGCGATGGCGGCACAGGGCGATGTCGCCACGGGCAGCGGCGATGAAGCTCGGATCGAGGTCATGGATGCCTATGTGGCGCGCCTGCTCAAGGATTTCGACGGGGCAAAGCCGCTGACGGTCGCTTGGGATGCGGGTAACGGGGCGGCGGGTGAGGCCCTGGTCAAGATGGTCGCCGGCTTGCCGGGCCGCCATATCCTGTTGAACGAAACCATCGACGGCACTTTTCCAGCCCATCACCCGGACCCGACGGTGGAAAAGAACCTGGCGCAATTGAAGGCCACGGTCGCTGCGAACGGCTGCGACCTGGGCATCGCCTTTGACGGTGACGGTGACCGCATCGGTATCATCGACGAACAGGGCAGGGTGCTGTGGGGCGATCAACTGCTCGCCATCCTGGCGCGCGACGTGCTGGCCGCTCATCCGGGGGCCACGATCATCGCCGATGTGAAGACCTCCACGGTGTTCTTCGACGAAATCGACCGTCTGGGGGGCAAGCCCATGATGTGGAAGACCGGCCATTCTCATATCAAAAGCAAGATGGCCGAGATCGGCGCACCGCTCGCCGGCGAGATGAGCGCCCATATCTTCTTCAAGGACCGCTACTACGGCTATGACGATGCGCTTTATGCCGCGATCCGCTTGCTCAACGTGCTGAACGGTACGGAGGCCAGCCTGGGCGATTTGCTGGACGCCATGCCGAAGACCGTCTCGACGCCGGAAATTCGCTTTGATTGCGCCGATGACCGCAAGTTTCAGGTGGTCGAGGAAGTCCGCGCCCGTTTGGCCACGGAAATGGGCATTGATGTCCACGGCATGGACGGCGTTCGGGTGCAGTCGGCGGACGGCTGGTGGCTGCTGCGGGCATCCAATACTCAGCCGGTGTTGGTCGCGCGCTGCGAAGCCGCGGACGCCGATGCCTTGACGCGGCTGAAATCGGCGCTGGCCGGGCAGTTGGCGCAAAGCAACGTGGCTGTGCCCGACCTTTAG
- a CDS encoding RidA family protein: protein MTGTVESRLKDLGIELPNPSAPAANYIPYTVVGSTVFVSGQVCVWNGDIMCRGRLGEDVATEDGYKAARVCGLNLISQVREACGGDLDRVVRVAKLGGFVNSAADFTDQPEVINGASDLMVEVFGDAGKHARFAVGAPSLPRGVAVEVDGVFEIR from the coding sequence ATGACCGGAACCGTTGAATCCCGTTTGAAGGACCTGGGTATCGAACTGCCCAATCCGTCGGCCCCCGCCGCCAATTACATTCCCTACACCGTCGTTGGATCGACCGTGTTTGTGTCGGGCCAGGTCTGCGTGTGGAACGGCGACATCATGTGCCGGGGACGTCTGGGCGAAGACGTCGCAACCGAAGACGGCTACAAGGCGGCCCGGGTCTGCGGCCTCAACCTTATTTCGCAAGTTCGCGAAGCCTGCGGCGGGGACTTGGACCGCGTGGTGCGGGTCGCCAAGTTGGGCGGATTCGTCAATTCGGCCGCTGATTTCACCGATCAGCCCGAGGTTATCAACGGTGCTTCCGATCTGATGGTCGAAGTGTTCGGCGACGCCGGCAAGCATGCCCGCTTCGCCGTCGGCGCACCGTCCCTGCCCCGCGGCGTGGCGGTCGAAGTCGATGGGGTTTTCGAAATCCGCTAA
- a CDS encoding response regulator translates to MAGKTDPIHFVAVDDDPMILDAITSMLEAAGHRVTAFTDSKAAMDKMVALAPDCVISDLMMPDVDGFQLCKFVRGNEDLADTVFIVLTAKSYEFDVNRAYEFGAHGFIRKPIVAATFLDKVNRILRDDIELSFWGVRGTLPVSGEGSLKYGGNTNCVTLQFPRDQIFIFDGGTGIKTFGDKLMANGRRNIRGRIFISHPHWDHINAIPFFAPLYRQGNEFQILGANQGDISIREIISAQMDGVYFPITLKEFAARVYFRDLEEEEFEVDGIRVKTKLLSHPGQCLGFRIEYNGRAICYVTDNEMFLENSDGYNPHYEEKLAEFVHGADVLITDSTYTDAEYATKVTWGHSCISKVVELAQRGKVKTLYLYHHDPDQDDAAIDAKHEMAQTLLKERGSDTICIAPKERDTFYI, encoded by the coding sequence ATGGCAGGTAAGACCGACCCCATCCATTTTGTCGCGGTCGACGACGACCCGATGATCCTTGACGCCATCACTTCCATGTTGGAGGCGGCGGGTCATCGCGTCACGGCGTTCACGGACTCCAAGGCAGCCATGGATAAAATGGTCGCCCTGGCGCCCGACTGCGTCATCTCGGATTTGATGATGCCGGACGTTGACGGTTTCCAGCTGTGCAAGTTCGTGCGCGGCAATGAAGACCTTGCCGATACAGTCTTCATCGTGCTGACGGCGAAAAGCTATGAATTCGACGTCAACCGCGCCTATGAATTCGGCGCCCACGGCTTCATCCGCAAGCCCATCGTCGCGGCAACCTTCCTCGACAAGGTCAACCGCATCCTGCGCGACGACATCGAACTGTCGTTCTGGGGCGTGCGCGGCACCCTGCCCGTTTCCGGCGAAGGCAGCTTGAAGTACGGCGGCAATACGAACTGCGTAACCCTGCAATTTCCGCGCGACCAGATCTTCATCTTCGACGGCGGCACTGGAATCAAGACCTTCGGCGACAAGCTGATGGCCAACGGCCGACGCAACATTCGCGGCCGCATCTTCATTTCCCATCCCCATTGGGATCATATCAACGCCATTCCGTTCTTCGCCCCCTTGTACCGGCAGGGCAACGAGTTCCAGATTCTCGGCGCCAACCAGGGCGACATTTCCATCCGTGAAATCATCTCGGCCCAGATGGATGGCGTCTACTTCCCCATCACGCTGAAGGAATTCGCGGCACGGGTTTATTTCCGCGACTTGGAGGAAGAGGAATTCGAGGTCGACGGCATCCGCGTGAAGACGAAGCTTCTGAGCCATCCGGGCCAATGCCTGGGCTTCCGCATCGAATACAACGGCCGCGCCATCTGTTACGTCACGGACAACGAAATGTTCCTGGAAAACAGCGACGGATATAACCCTCACTACGAGGAAAAACTGGCCGAGTTCGTGCACGGCGCCGACGTGCTGATCACCGATTCAACCTATACGGACGCCGAATACGCGACCAAGGTGACTTGGGGGCATTCGTGCATTTCCAAGGTTGTCGAATTGGCCCAGCGGGGCAAAGTGAAGACCCTCTACCTCTACCACCACGATCCGGACCAGGACGACGCGGCCATCGACGCCAAGCATGAAATGGCCCAGACCCTATTGAAGGAGCGGGGCAGCGACACCATCTGCATCGCGCCCAAAGAACGCGACACCTTCTATATCTGA
- the clpA gene encoding ATP-dependent Clp protease ATP-binding subunit ClpA gives MLSRELEQTLHRALALAAERNHEYATLEHLLLSLTEDPDSIAVLKACDVEVERLIADLTEFLDNELAEIDNPRGLEPKPTAGFQRVVQRAVIHVQSSGREEVTGANVLVALFSERESHAVYYLQLQDMTRLDAVNYISHGIAKVPGRSEQRTVSGADPEAEAEAAARKGSEALDAYCTNLNKKANDGRIDPLIGRHEEVDRAIQILCRRNKNNPLFVGDPGVGKTAIAEGLAKRIEDEDVPEVLLGNTIYALDMGALLAGTRYRGDFEERLKNVMAELEAMPKAILFIDEIHTVIGAGATSGGSMDASNILKPALQKGGLRCMGSTTYKEYRNYFEKDRALVRRFQKIDVYEPSMDDTVKILKGLKPYFEEHHNVRYTNDALKAAVELSTKYIHERKLPDKALDVIDEVGASRMLLPAGKRRKTVTVKDVEQVVAKIARIPEKSVSSDDRKALKNLDRDLKTMVFGQDNAIEALASAIKLSRAGLREPEKPIGSYLFSGPTGVGKTEVARQLSHMMGIDLVRFDMSEYMERHSVSRLIGAPPGYVGFDQGGLLTDAVDQQPHCVLLLDEIEKAHPDLFNILLQVMDHGKLTDHNGKSVSFRNVILIMTTNAGAADLAKPAIGFERETRMGEDTEAIERMFTPEFRNRLDAIIPFAALTSEVVARVVDKFIMNLELQLEDRGVVIELTDAAREWLAKRGFDKLFGARPLSRVIQENIKKPLAEELLFGKLVKGGIVLVGVDDDKLVFDFPEPGSTRLPAKRKKGKVPALVE, from the coding sequence ATGCTTTCACGCGAGCTAGAACAGACCCTTCACCGCGCCCTGGCACTCGCCGCCGAGCGTAATCACGAATATGCAACCCTCGAACATCTGCTTCTTTCCCTAACCGAAGATCCCGATTCCATCGCGGTGCTGAAGGCCTGCGACGTGGAAGTCGAGCGTCTGATCGCCGATCTGACCGAGTTCCTCGATAACGAACTGGCCGAGATCGACAATCCGCGCGGGCTTGAACCCAAGCCGACGGCGGGCTTCCAGCGCGTTGTTCAGCGCGCCGTTATTCATGTCCAGTCGTCGGGCCGTGAGGAAGTGACCGGCGCCAATGTGCTGGTCGCCCTGTTCTCGGAACGGGAATCCCATGCCGTCTATTATCTGCAGCTGCAGGACATGACGCGCCTTGATGCCGTCAATTATATCTCTCACGGCATCGCCAAGGTGCCCGGGCGCTCGGAACAGCGCACCGTGTCCGGCGCCGATCCCGAAGCCGAGGCAGAGGCCGCCGCCCGCAAGGGCTCGGAAGCGCTCGACGCCTATTGCACCAACCTGAACAAGAAGGCGAATGACGGTCGTATCGACCCCTTGATCGGCCGCCACGAAGAGGTCGATCGCGCCATCCAGATTCTGTGTCGGCGCAACAAGAACAATCCCCTGTTCGTGGGCGACCCGGGGGTGGGCAAGACCGCCATCGCCGAGGGCCTGGCCAAGCGCATCGAGGACGAGGACGTGCCCGAGGTACTGCTCGGCAATACCATCTACGCACTCGACATGGGCGCCCTTCTGGCCGGAACGCGCTATCGCGGCGATTTCGAGGAGCGCCTGAAGAACGTCATGGCTGAATTGGAAGCCATGCCCAAGGCGATCCTGTTCATCGACGAAATTCACACGGTGATCGGCGCCGGGGCGACCTCGGGCGGGTCCATGGATGCATCCAACATCCTGAAGCCGGCCCTGCAGAAGGGCGGCCTGCGCTGCATGGGCTCGACCACCTACAAGGAATACCGCAATTACTTCGAAAAGGACCGGGCCCTGGTGCGCCGGTTCCAGAAGATCGACGTTTACGAGCCGTCGATGGACGACACGGTTAAGATCCTCAAGGGCCTCAAGCCCTATTTCGAGGAACACCACAACGTGCGCTACACCAACGACGCCCTGAAGGCGGCGGTAGAACTGTCGACCAAGTACATCCACGAACGCAAGCTGCCGGACAAGGCCTTGGACGTCATTGACGAGGTCGGGGCGTCGCGCATGCTGTTGCCGGCGGGCAAGCGGCGCAAGACGGTCACCGTCAAGGATGTGGAACAGGTGGTCGCCAAGATCGCCCGCATTCCGGAAAAGTCCGTGTCGTCGGATGACCGCAAGGCGCTCAAGAATTTGGACCGTGATCTGAAGACCATGGTGTTCGGTCAGGACAACGCCATCGAGGCCTTGGCCAGCGCCATCAAACTGTCGCGCGCGGGCCTGCGTGAACCGGAAAAGCCCATCGGCTCCTACCTGTTCTCGGGGCCAACGGGTGTCGGCAAGACCGAGGTTGCGCGCCAGCTGTCGCACATGATGGGCATCGATCTGGTGCGCTTCGATATGTCCGAATACATGGAGCGTCATTCCGTATCGCGTCTGATCGGGGCTCCTCCGGGTTATGTCGGTTTTGATCAGGGCGGCCTGTTGACCGATGCCGTCGATCAGCAGCCCCATTGCGTGCTGTTGCTGGACGAAATCGAAAAGGCCCATCCGGATCTGTTTAATATCCTTCTGCAGGTCATGGACCACGGCAAGTTGACCGACCACAACGGCAAGTCCGTCAGCTTCCGCAACGTGATCCTGATCATGACCACCAACGCGGGCGCGGCCGACCTGGCCAAGCCGGCCATCGGGTTCGAACGGGAAACCCGTATGGGTGAGGATACGGAAGCGATCGAGCGCATGTTCACGCCCGAGTTCCGCAACCGCCTGGATGCCATCATTCCCTTCGCGGCGCTGACGTCGGAAGTCGTCGCCCGTGTCGTCGACAAGTTCATCATGAACCTGGAACTGCAGCTTGAGGACCGGGGCGTGGTGATCGAACTGACTGACGCGGCGCGCGAATGGCTGGCCAAACGAGGCTTCGACAAATTGTTCGGTGCGCGGCCGCTCAGCCGCGTGATCCAGGAGAACATCAAGAAGCCCCTGGCCGAGGAATTGTTGTTCGGAAAACTGGTCAAGGGCGGCATCGTCCTGGTCGGTGTCGACGACGACAAATTGGTGTTCGATTTCCCCGAACCGGGATCGACCCGACTGCCGGCCAAGCGCAAGAAGGGCAAAGTTCCCGCCCTGGTCGAATAG